From Podospora bellae-mahoneyi strain CBS 112042 chromosome 3, whole genome shotgun sequence, the proteins below share one genomic window:
- a CDS encoding hypothetical protein (EggNog:ENOG503NWFS; COG:S) has protein sequence MEGLPNGSANVINTSTASYSSQPAVSQHPIQQQHQQQHHSTGLPPQTLPPLQPSHPAMQQPPYGNYPHGSRTPSAPNTPVTNNMASYPPPPNQSAGRGAGNYPMMNNSYPTQGYPASTSTMMPNTTAAAAHPQPIAPAPSPAGARAPPVLRPMPASGMPQAGISSPYVQSPMMGQNGMLPEGGDQPTHVVGSQGRRGILPSAPGRPAAPAPGTTAKNPIPQKDADGKFPCPHCTKTYLHAKHLKRHLLRHTGDRPYMCVLCRDTFSRSDILKRHFIKCSVRRGNPTGASHLSHPQAHVKKNAAAQQKAIEGEVNHMNGMPSIPGDGMVQHPFGLISAPEAMTNMANDQNQLSRSSSINRIEDANRDRRSMTGSVMGASTRPGSFDQTYTGGDVSNNMTANINPQLANYSMPQNGTGMPFLGGQGGDQWAQMFSQEKATAAKPDPNSGSARAVGIIPGDTATDSSTFPSWGIPPSYPNAYHHLSRRIIEFLCPTSDPTNPTAQLVNHHFQPDNIRHFLEQYTNYHVHFATVHIPTFRALDAYVGLLAAMCIVGACYSDRTPPDNIREIMEVLRTSFESSSLLFRASLAQDEGFAQTYDWASNSALEEFQAIAHVQVLFTWHGTAAQRQRARRIWPLIANLARKAGLLHLSQGESSFSPLHQSSFASQNFPVSQFDWQRWVGQEARVRTMYLIFIYDAALGLYFNCGPEFTPFDLRLPLPADDAAWEASNAVECAEALGLCGPAAAERRNPDGTRRTTQPEMRMVLKALLDNNYRVLPGSTNLYGKFILIHALLDIMRQVQLEGRNAISRSSTPLPTNAWFVDAQGSSVPHGSGRTTPTDIAANLVDPQTLKTLITALDKFKANWDHDMAVQFPPSAAAYLGRYGFCRDGIHFYWLATHLLRTTRHVDLVMNPDQRFARVIHMLKSVKNWVLTDGAARGEDMGSVGDIDEAYGAVDTTLDMTQLFRRLPYTTR, from the exons ATGGAAGGTCTGCCAAACGGCTCGGCGAATGTCATAAACACGTCGACGGCTTCGTATTCCTCTCAGCCAGCCGTGTCACAGCATCccatccagcagcagcaccagcagcagcaccactcCACGGGCCTCCCTCCGCAGACCCTGCCGCCgctccaacccagccatccGGCTATGCAACAGCCTCCTTACGGGAACTATCCCCACGGTTCTCGGACGCCTTCCGCTCCCAATACTcccgtcaccaacaacatggcCAGCTACCCGCCTCCGCCCAACCAAAGTGCTGGACGCGGCGCTGGAAACTACCCCATGATGAACAACAGCTATCCCACTCAGGGCTATcccgccagcacctccaccatgATGCCGAACACCACGGCCGCTGCCGCGCATCCTCAGCCAATTGCCCCGGCCCCATCTCCGGCCGGCGCCCGGGCTCCACCTGTTCTCCGCCCGATGCCGGCTAGCGGAATGCCGCAGGCTGGCATTAGCTCCCCCTACGTTCAGAGCCCCATGATGGGCCAGAACGGCATGCTGCCCGAGGGTGGCGACCAGCCGACTCACGTTGTCGGTTCCCAGGGCCGCAGAGGCATCCTCCCTAGTGCTCCGGGCCGGCCTgccgctcctgctcctggcaccaccgccaagaACCCGATCCCCCAGAAGGATGCGGACGGCAAGTTTCCTTGCCCTCACTGCACCAAGACCTATCTTCATGCCAAGCATCTGAAGCGTCATTTGCTCAGAC ACACCGGCGATCGCCCCTACATGTGTGTCCTGTGCCGCGACACCTTCTCGCGTAGCGACATCCTCAAGCGTCACTTCATCAAGTGCTCGGTTAGACGTGGCAACCCTACGGGTGCGAGCCATTTGTCTCACCCGCAGGCGCACGTCAAGAAGaatgctgctgctcagcAGAAGGCCATTGAAGGTGAGGTGAACCACATGAATGGCATGCCCAGCATTCCGGGTGACGGAATGGTGCAGCATCCATTTGGCCTGATCTCTGCCCCCGAGGCCATGACCAACATGGCCAACGATCAGAATCAATTGTCGAGATCGAGCAGCATTAACCGAATCGAAGACGCCAATCGCGATAGGAGAAGCATGACTGGGTCTGTCATGGGCGCGTCGACGCGTCCTGGCAGCTTTGACCAGACTTATACCGGCGGCGACGTTTCGAACAACATGAcggccaacatcaacccccagctGGCGAACTACAGCATGCCCCAGAACGGGACCGGCATGcccttcctcggcggccAGGGCGGCGATCAGTGGGCGCAGATGTTCTCACAG GAGAAGGCGACCGCGGCCAAGCCCGATCCTAACTCTGGCTCTGCGCGAGCGGTTGGCATCATTCCGGGCGACACAGCCACCGACTCGTCTACATTCCCCTCGTGGGGAATTCCGCCCTCGTATCCTAACGCCTATCATCACCTGTCCCGCAGAATCATCGAGTTTTTGTGCCCCACCTCTGATCCCACTAATCCCACTGCCCAACTCGTCAACCATCATTTCCAGCCCGACAACATTCGACATTTCTTGGAACAGTATACCAACTATCACGTGCACTTTGCTACCGTCCACATTCCCACGTTCCGCGCCCTGGACGCCTATGTCGGCCTTTTGGCTGCCATGTGCATCGTAGGCGCGTGCTACTCGGACCGAACCCCCCCGGACAACATTCGGGAGATTATGGAAGTGCTCAGGACCTCGTTTGAAAGCTCATCTCTTTTGTTCAGGGCTTCACTGGCTCAGGATGAGGGATTTGCGCAAACCTATGACTGGGCATCCAACTCGGCCCTGGAAGAGTTCCAGGCAATCGCACATGTTCAAGTTTTGTTTACCTGGCACGGTACCGCAGCCCAACGCCAGAGAGCTCGGCGAATTTGGCCTCTAATTGCCAATCTGGCTCGCAAGGCTGGATTGCTACACCTTTCGCAAGGAGAATCGTCTTTcagccctctccaccagTCAAGCTTTGCCTCGCAAAACTTCCCAGTTTCGCAGTTTGATTGGCAACGCTGGGTGGGCCAGGAGGCTCGTGTCAGAACTATGTATCTTATTTTCATCTACGACGCGGCTTTGGGGCTCTATTTCAACTGCGGTCCCGAGTTCACCCCATTCGATCTTCGGCTCCCTCTCCCTGCGGATGACGCAGCGTGGGAGGCGAGCAACGCGGTTGAGTGTGCTGAAGCTCTGGGGCTCTGCGGGCCTGCAGCTGCCGAAAGACGAAATCCCGATGGCACTCGACGTACGACACAACCCGAAATGCGCATGGTTCTCAAGGCGTTGCTCGACAACAACTATCGAGTTTTGCCGGGGTCGACCAATCTCTACGGGAAATTCATTCTTATTCATGCCCTACTCGACATCATGAGACAGGTTCAATTGGAGGGCAGGAATGCCATCAGTCGATCTAGCACCCCTTTGCCAACCAACGCCTGGTTTGTGGATGCGCAAGGAAGCTCTGTTCCGCATGGTAGTGGTCGCACGACTCCCACGGATATTGCTGCGAACCTTGTCGATCCGCAGACTTTGAAGACGTTGATAACGGCTTTGGACAAGTTCAAGGCAAACTGGGATCATGACATGGCGGTCCAGTTCCCTCCATCGGCCGCGGCATATCTTGGACGGTATGGATTCTGCAGGGACGGCATCCATTTTTACTGGCTGGCGACCCATCTTTTGAGGACAACACGGCACGTCGATCTCGTTATGAACCCCGATCAACGATTTGCGCGCGTCATCCACATGCTAAAGTCGGTCAAGAATTGGGTTCTTACAGACGGGGCTGCGCggggggaggatatgggATCAGTGGGGGACATCGATGAGGCATACGGTGCGGTGGACACGACACTGGACATGACTCAACTATTCAGGCGTCTCCCCTATACGACGAGGTAG
- a CDS encoding hypothetical protein (EggNog:ENOG503P9AR) yields the protein MTLLQTYQGLSPRARLGVGFGLLAWGLIGLKLSDKAEEKLGYIPTDQDKAELDKMIPKIHSVPREKPSSSTSPTQ from the exons atgACCCTCCTCCA AACCTACCAAGGCCTCTCCCCCAGAGCCAGACTAGGCGTCGGCTTCGGCCTCCTCGCCTGGGGCCTCATCGGTCTCAAGCTCTCAGACAAGGCAGAGGAAAAGCTGGGCTACATCCCCACCGATCAGGAcaaggccgagctcgacAAGATGATTCCAAAGATTCACTCTGTACCGAGGGAAAAgccttcctcatcaacatcaccaacgcAATGA
- the OLE1_1 gene encoding stearoyl-CoA 9-desaturase (EggNog:ENOG503NU4E; COG:C; COG:I): MASSSSEVPASAVLQAESFPDGTKDYVAIRKKNWDIKKPHITDQPITAKNWYKHVNWLNTTFIIFIPLTGLISSYWVPLQMKTAVFTVLYYFFAGLGITAGYHRLWAHTSYKATLPLKIFLAAGGAAAVEGSARWWSSLHRSHHRYTDTEKDPYSVRKGLLYSHIGWMVMKQNPRRIGRTDITDLNDDAVVVWQHRNYIKSVITMALIVPTLVCGLGWNDWAGGFVYAGILRIFFIQQATFCVNSLAHWLGDQPFDDRNSPRDHVITALVTLGEGYHNFHHEFPSDFRNAIEWWQYDPTKWFISIMKFLGLAYNLKTFPQNEIEKGRLQQLQKKLDQKRSTLDWGIPLENLPVVSWDDFVAESKNGKAWIAVAGIIHDVGKFIADHPGGKTLINSAIGKDATAVFNGGVYNHSNGAHNLLSTMRVGVLRGGCEVEIWKRAQSENKDVQTVTDSSGQRIVRAGNQATKIPQPVSTADAA, encoded by the exons AtggcgtcgtcgtcatctgaGGTTCCCGCTTCGGCGGTCCTCCAGGCCGAGTCCTTCCCCGACGGAACCAAGGACTATGTCGCCATCCGCAAGAAGAACTGGGACATCAAGAAGCCCC ATATCACCGACCagcccatcaccgccaagaACTGGTACAAGCACGTCAACTGGCTCAACACCacattcatcatcttcattcCCCTCACGGGCCTCATCTCCTCGTACTGGGTACCGCTTCAGATGAAGACGGCCGTCTTCACTGTGCTCTACTACTTCTTCGCTGGCCTCGGTATCACCGCCGGCTACCATCGCCTGTGGGCTCACACCTCCTACAAGGccacccttcccctcaaGATCTTCCTTGCCGCTGGTGGCGCCGCCGCTGTCGAGGGCAGTGCTCGGTGGTGGTCCAGTCTCCATCGTTCTCACCACCGTTACACCGATACCGAGAAGGATCCCTACTCCGTCCGCAAGGGTCTGCTCTACAGCCACATCGGCTGGATGGTCATGAAGCAGAACCCCCGCCGTATCGGCCGTACCGACATCACCGATCTCAACGATGACGCCGTTGTCGTTTGGCAGCACCGCAACTACATCAAGTCGGTCATCACCATGGCTCTGATTGTTCCCACCCTCGTTTGCGGTCTCGGTTGGAACGACTGGGCCGGTGGCTTCGTCTATGCCGGTATCCTCCGCATCTTTTTCATTCAGCAGGCCACCTTCTGCGTCAACTCCCTCGCCCACTGGCTCGGCGACCAGCCCTTTGATGACCGCAACTCACCGAGAGATCACGTCATCACTGCCCTCGTCACCCTTGGTGAGGGTTACCACAACTTCCACCACGAGTTCCCAAGTGATTTCCGCAACGCTATTGAGTGGTGGCAGTACGACCCCACCAAGTGGTTCATCTCGATCATGAAGTTCCTCGGCCTCGCATACAACCTCAAAACATTCCCCCAGAACGAGATTGAGAAGGGCAGACTCCAGCAGCTtcagaagaagctcgaccAGAAGCGTTCCACTCTTGACTGGGGTATTCCTCTCGAGAACCTGCCCGTTGTCAGCTGGGACGACTTTGTCGCCGAGTCCAAGAACGGCAAGGCCTGGATTGCCGTCGCTGGCATCATTCACGATGTTGGCAAGTTCATTGCTGACCACCCCGGTGGCAAGACCCTCATCAACTCTGCCATTGGCAAGGACGCCACTGCTGTCTTCAACGGTGGTGTCTACAACCACTCCAACGGCGCCCACAACCTTCTCTCCACCATGAGAGTTGGCGTTCTTCGTGGCGGCTGCGAGGTTGAGATCTGGAAGCGCGCCCAGTCCGAGAACAAGGACGTCCAGACCGTCACCGACTCCTCTGGTCAAAGAATTGTCCGCGCTGGCAACCAGGCCACCAAGATCCCTCAGCCCGTTTCTACTGCCGATGCCGCGTAA
- the GDI1 gene encoding Rab GDP dissociation inhibitor alpha (EggNog:ENOG503NU8W; COG:O): MSSGELTNILVSTDVTRYLEFKQVAGSYVQQGAGSKATVAKVPSDAGEALKSPLMGIFEKRRMKSFIEWVGQFDLKDSATHKGLNMTTCTMKEVFDKFGLEATTKDFIGHAMALYQTDSYLDKPGVAPEAIERIRLYGNSVARYGKSPYIYPLYGLGELPQGFARLSAIYGGTYMLNTNVDEVVYEGEKAVGIKATMTNIEPEMKFETKAKIIIGDPSYFPNKVKVVGHVLRAICILKHPLANTSDADSAQLIIPQSQVGRKNDIYIAVVSSAHNVCPKGYWIAIVSTIAETSANHHLELAPGIERLGKIEEQFMGPPIPLYEPLEDGTKDNIFISKSYDASSHFETTTDDVRDIYRRLAGEELVVEGLREGIQIEGGDQ, from the exons ATGTCCTCGGGCGAGCTTACAAACATCCTTGTCTCGACCGACGTCACCAGATACCTCGAGTTCAAGCAGGTCGCCGGCAGCTACGTCCAGCAGGGTGCGGGAAGCAAGGCGACTGTTGCCAAGGTCCCCTCGGATGCCGGCGAGGCTCTCAAGTCGCCCCTGATGGGCATCTTCGAGAAGCGCCGCATGAAGAGCTTCATTGAGTGGGTTGGCCAGTTCGACCTCAAGGACTCTGCGACACACAAGG GCCTCAACATGACCACCTGCACCATGAAGGAGGTCTTTGACAAGTTCGGCCTCGAGGCCACGACCAAAGACTTCATCGGCCACGCCATGGCTCTCTACCAGACCGACTCGTACCTCGACAAGCCCGGCGTCGCCCCCGAGGCCATCGAGCGCATTCGTCTGTATGGCAACTCGGTCGCCCGCTACGGAAAGTCTCCCTACATCTACCCCCTCTACGGCCTCGGCGAGCTCCCCCAGGGTTTCGCCCGCCTGTCGGCCATCTACGGCGGCACCTACAtgctcaacaccaacgtcGACGAGGTGGTCTACGAGGGCGAGAAGGCGGTCGGCATCAAGGCCACCATGACCAACATTGAGCCCGAGATGAAGTTTGagaccaaggccaagatcatCATTGGCGACCCGAGCTACTTCCCCAacaaggtcaaggttgtgGGACACGTACTGAGGGCCATCTGCATCCTGAAGCACCCGTTGGCGAACACGAGCGACGCGGACTCGGCTCAGCTGATTATTCCCCAAAGCCAGGTCGGCCGCAAGAATGATATTTACATTGCGGTTGTGTCGTCGGCGCACAATGTCTGCCCCAAGGGGTACTGGATCGCGATTGTGTCGACCATTGCCGAGACGTCGGCCAATCACCATTTGGAGCTGGCGCCGGGGATTGAGAGGTTGGGCAAGATTGAGGAGCAGTTTATG GgcccccccattcccctctATGAGCCCCTCGAGGACGGCACCAAGGACaacatcttcatctccaaGAGCTATGACGCTTCTAGCCACTTTGAGACGACCACGGATGACGTCAGGGATATTTACCGCCGTTTGGCGGGCGAGgagttggttgttgagggtttgaGGGAGGGTATTCAGATTGAGGGCGGTGATCAGTAA
- the MRPL4 gene encoding 54S ribosomal protein L4 mitochondrial (BUSCO:EOG09264BWL; COG:J; EggNog:ENOG503P2HC) gives MATAAASAVRPSLGAAFRLTPSPSSIRISHQLLPLTRPMSTTAPLLKRHTYPGARSNKDMSKSRGQSALRRTGLRWRLSMSDDPLPKPRSREELPPVEVDPDHGLWDFFPNRETVAASPEDDMKHGRGWMVEELRGKSWEDLHRLWWVCVKERNRIATGAWERERGKMGFGKSEAQGRDREVRVTMRGIKHVLTERFYAWEDAVKLAESDPEIDLSGKGRAFTPREFLEEEAAEGKVVDYLVEEEVAEVKAEEKAVVPPPETNVQGEAARL, from the exons atggccaccgccgccgcctcggctGTCCGCCCCTCCCTGGGCGCAGCCTTCAgactcaccccctccccctcctccatcaggATATCTCACCAACTGTTACCCCTAACCCGCCCCATGTCCACGACCGCCCCCCTCCTGAAAAGACACACCTACCCCGGCGCGCGCTCCAACAAGGACATGTCCAAATCGCGCGGGCAGTCGGCCCTCCGCCGGACCGGTCTCCGCTGGAGGCTCTCCATGTCCGACGACCCGCTCCCCAAGCCTCGATCCCGCGAGGAGCTGCCTCCTGTCGAGGTCGACCCTGATCACGGGCTGTGGGACTTTTTCCCCAACCGGGAGACGGTGGCGGCTTCGCCAGAGGATGACATGAAGCATGGAcgggggtggatggtggaggagctgaggggGAAGAGTTGGGAGGATCTGCATaggttgtggtgggtttgCGTGAAGGAGCGGAACAGGATTGCGACGGGggcgtgggagagggagagggggaagatggggttTGGAAAGAGCGAGGCGCAGGGGAGGGATAGGGAG GTTCGGGTTACGATGCGCGGTATTAAACATGTGTTGACGGAGAGGTTTTATGCTTGGGAGGATGCGGTTAAGTTGGCGGAGAGTGATCCTGAGATTGATTtgagtgggaaggggagggcttTCACGCCGAGGGAGtttcttgaggaggaggctgctgagggTAAGGTTGTGGATTAccttgttgaggaggaggttgctgaggtcaaggctgaggagaaggctgtggtaccaccaccagagaCGAATGTTCAGGGCGAGGCGGCGAGGTTATAA
- a CDS encoding hypothetical protein (COG:T; EggNog:ENOG503NXE0), with protein sequence MDLLNIETRSSGADNNNPASGDDQQPHNNNNNNNNNNNQTSRLCRRLNLFGHHHDNNAGGDGSIQGAGGLEDDITQNGSGKRQSRKVVPGLPRAPTFKRQQSEKRHRLEPIRPTAAERRAVSMDRRVVVQGSSNGGGDPRTSAPDILLLAHEGGYSSQSQSVPPPSFPIDTDGEGYFGGRYTAATQGFDDHSNDADDDGEAMSDDGGRHSVTTSQWEARIHDELEQIWILNLSMHFRDKSKREKFFVTYRQQEHLWRRVTVSLDYRNAPEGSLEMELAGTRFQREKSAKIYEAIRESLMDIQFYDTVTNLKLQTTDGRLHVHVVEDVNEIISYPSVRLIQHTRCRRVKEREMQFDSHMSGFVYKMRVNGQILIKKEIPGPDTVDEFLYEINALNSLRSARNVIQFYGVVVDDREEHVTGILISYAEQGALIDILYDHAHEHPPLPWSIREKWARQIVAGLSEIHEAGFVQGDFTLSNIVIDHNSDAKIIDINRRGCPVGWEPPEATPMIECNQRISMYIGIKSDLYQLGMVLWSLATQDDEPEAQGRPLQIADDVDVPAWFARIVSICLSDNPRNRLQALQLLSLFPEPEEPLTAVPHHHHIHEDSYVPQEYMSDIFSITSQPPNVMNGNMGNDWQYIGPNSPTNPYGAGTFAEDPYFYPPPRGRSPPSPQPSNHEEEGCEPTGRFGARRFNTWSVGEGWKPMVPSVSDLPPRSVLGEESDVGGFRRGRQRVSPRHGKIAVSDYGGIDGMVASQTLEIPKQGVGVGVGVGEKELKTPESRADSGKDMTELGSTPRDGGVLGLGGGKEGVEVLRETEKLFPSTNKDLEQPLALEQQEEYTAVMGTSLGRLGRPDDLNNVGGAFSFDQRCRGMQRKGSTSSGSGGIEGEIEEEDEMGDEEEDELDMELDGELPGDLEKTIGLQTQLLSVP encoded by the exons atGGACCTCCTAAATATCGAGACACGCAGTAGCGGTGCCGACAATAACAACCCAGCCTCCGGTGacgaccaacaaccacacaacaacaacaacaacaacaacaacaacaacaaccaaaccaGTCGTCTCTGTCGTCGGCTCAACCTCTTTGGTCATCATCACGACAACAACGCGGGGGGGGATGGATCGATACAGGGTGCtggtgggttggaggatgatatcACACAAAATGGCAGCGGAAAGAGACAAAGTAGAAAGGTAGTCCCCGGTCTGCCTCGGGCGCCAACTTTCAAGAGGCAGCAGTCCGAGAAACGGCATCGGCTCGAGCCGATCCGACCGACGGCCGCGGAAAGGAGGGCAGTGTCAATGGACAGGAGGGTTGTTGTGcaaggcagcagcaacggtGGTGGCGATCCAAGGACTAGCGCGCCGGATATTCTCCTTCTTGCGCACGAGGGGGGGTATTCGTCGCAGTCGCAGTCGGTGCCGCCGCCCTCGTTCCCCATTGACACTGATGGGGAAGGCTATTTCGGGGGGCGATATACTGCAGCCACGCAAGGATTCGACGACCACTCCaacgacgccgacgacgacggcgaggcGATGTCTGACGACGGCGGCAGGCACTCGGTCACGACGTCGCAGTGGGAGGCCAGGATCCACGACGAGCTGGAGCAGATCTGGATATTGAACCTGTCGATGCACTTCCGGGACAAGTCCAAGAGGGAAAAGTTTTTTGTGACGTACCGGCAGCAGGAGCACctctggaggagggtgacggtTAGTTTGGATTATCGTAACGCGCCCGAGGGgagcttggagatggagctggCGGGGACGCGGTTTcagagggagaagagcgcAAAGATCTACGAGGCTATTCGGGAGAGTTTGATGGATATTCAGTTTTATGACACGGTGACGAACCTGAAGCTGCAGACTACGGATGGGAGGTTGCATGTGCATGTTGTGGAGGATGTTAAT GAGATCATCAGCTATCCATCAGTTCGTCTGATCCAGCACACGAGATGTAGACGGgtcaaggagagggagatgcaGTTTGACTCGCACATGTCGGGCTTTGTGTACAAGATGAGGGTGAATGGGCAGATActgatcaagaaggagattCCGGGACCGGATACGGTGGATGAGTTTCTTTACGAGATCAACGCCCTCAACTCGTTGCGCTCGGCGAGGAACGTCATTCAGTTTtatggggttgttgttgacgatCGGGAGGAGCACGTCACGGGCATTCTGATCAGCTACGCTGAGCAGGGCGCGCTGATTGACATCTTGTATGATCACGCCCATGAGCACCCGCCTCTTCCTTGGTCGATTCGCGAGAAATGGGCGAGGCAGATCGTGGCTGGACTGTCGGAGATTCACGAGGCCGGGTTTGTCCAGGGGGATTTCACGCTTTCAAACATTGTTATTGATCACAACAGCGATGCGAAGATTATCGACATCAACAGGCGGGGTTGCCCGGTGGGTTGGGAACCGCCAGAAGCAACGCCGATGATTGAGTGTAATCAGCGGATCTCGATGTACATCGGGATCAAGTCTGACCTCTACCAACTCGGCATGGTGCTCTGGTCGTTGGCGACGCAAGACGATGAGCCAGAAGCACAAGGGAGACCGCTGCAGATCGCGGACGATGTGGATGTGCCGGCGTGGTTCGCGAGAATAGTGTCCATTTGTCTGAGCGACAACCCGAGGAATAGGTTGCAGGCCCTGCAGCTGCTGTCGCTGTTCCCGGAGCCGGAGGAGCCGTTGACTGCCGttccgcatcatcatcacattCACGAGGACAGTTACGTGCCGCAGGAGTATATGTCGGATATATTCTCGATCACGAGCCAGCCGCCGAACGTGATGAATGGGAACATGGGGAATGATTGGCAGTATATCGGGCCGAACAGCCCTACCAACCCTTATGGCGCGGGGACTTTTGCGGAGGATCCGTATTTCTACCCGCCGCCGAGGGGGAggtcgccgccctcgccgcagCCGAGCAaccacgaggaggagggctgtGAACCGacggggaggtttggggcgaggaggtttAATACTTGGagtgtgggggagggatggaagCCGATGGTGCCGAGTGTCAGCGATTTGCCTCCTAGGAGTGTGCTTGGGGAGGAGTCGGACGTGGGGGGTTTCAGGAGGGGAAGGCAGAGGGTTAGCCCAAGGCATGGGAAGATTGCGGTTAGTGATTATGGGGGGATTGATGGAATGGTGGCGAGTCAGACGTTGGAGATACCTAAGCAAGGGGTAGGGGTAGGGGTAGGGGTaggggagaaggagctcaagacgCCCGAGTCGAGGGCGGATAGTGGGAAGGATATGACCGAGTTGGGGAGTACACCCAGAGATGGAGGtgtgctggggttggggggcgggaaggagggggtaGAGGTTTTGAGGGAGACGGAAAAGTTGTTTCCGAGTACTAACAAAGACTTAGAGCAACCGCTGGCTTTGGAACAACAGGAGGAATATACCGCGGTGATGGGGACTAGTCTGGGGAGGTTGGGCAGGCCGGACGATTTGAATAACGTTGGAGGGGCCTTTTCGTTCGACCAAAGGTGTAGGGGAATGCAGAGGAAGGGAAGTACGAGCAGTGGGAGTGGCGGGATCGAgggggagattgaggaggaggatgaaatgggggatgaggaagaggatgagtTGGATATGGAGTTGGATGGGGAATTACCTGGGGATTTAGAGAAGACGATTGGGTTGCAGACGCAGCTGCTGTCTGTTCCCTAA